A single genomic interval of Cucumis sativus cultivar 9930 chromosome 7, Cucumber_9930_V3, whole genome shotgun sequence harbors:
- the LOC101204528 gene encoding oil body-associated protein 1A produces the protein MTRQLEAHHYCAHLNEEVRQCLIFDSPEKDARLIGIEYIVTEDLFLTLPDDEKPLWHSHEYEVKSGTLFLPGVPGPIERLDLEKVCKTYGKVFHFWQVDRGDTLPLGIPQLMMALTRDGQLDGSLQEKVEKRYGVSFEGERKKREYMSGPVHGVHPRANGGGEGLKTELRETTMPLAASIPRVFV, from the exons ATGACAAGGCAACTGGAAGCGCACCATTACTGCGCGCACCTGAACGAAGAGGTTCGACAGTGTCTAATCTTTGACAGCCCGGAGAAAGATGCCAGACTTATAGGGATCGAGTACATTGTAACAGAGGATCTCTTCTTAACATTACCTGATGACGAGAAGCCTCTTTGGCACTCGCATGAGTACGAAGTCAAGAGTGGGACTCTATTCCTCCCTGGTGTCCCGGGCCCAATTGAGCGCCTTGACTTGGAGAAGGTTTGCAAGACCTATGGCAAAGTTTTCCATTTCTGGCAG GTGGATCGAGGCGACACTCTACCACTTGGCATCCCACAGCTAATGATGGCGCTAACCCGAGATGGGCAGCTGGATGGGTCTCTACAAGAAA AGGTTGAGAAGCGTTATGGGGTCTCGTTTGAAGGggagaggaagaaaagagagtacATGTCGGGGCCTGTCCATGGTGTCCATCCGAGGGCAAACGGTGGCGGGGAAGGCCTAAAGACAGAACTCCGAGAGACAACGATGCCTTTGGCAGCTTCAATTCCAAGAGTCTTCGTTTGA